In Gossypium hirsutum isolate 1008001.06 chromosome D06, Gossypium_hirsutum_v2.1, whole genome shotgun sequence, one genomic interval encodes:
- the LOC107901526 gene encoding GATA transcription factor 12 codes for MEFIQESSYCGGDHFIVEDLLDFSNDDAVFTDGTFDSSLVLAHSTDSSTFTPVDSCTSSLFSVCEPNIGTDIGCRDLNHDQFAGDLPLPYDDLAELEWLSNFVEESFSCEHLQKLHLISGLKTRPDKSSETRETQAVDGDSDHSNSNGNPIFDPDMTVPAKARSKRSRAAPCNWASRLLALSLTSSSSEPGTDVAVPVQPPLTNQTGKKPAKKTSSKKKDGGEVATNPDGRKCLHCATDKTPQWRTGPMGPKTLCNACGVRYKSGRLVPEYRPAASPTFVLTKHSNSHRKVLELRRQKEMVRAQQQHRHHQNMVYDASNGDDYLIHQYVSPDFRQLI; via the exons ATGGAATTCATTCAAGAAAGCAGCTATTGTGGCGGTGACCATTTTATTGTGGAGGACTTGCTAGATTTTTCCAACGACGATGCCGTTTTTACCGACGGCACGTTCGACTCTTCCCTAGTCCTTGCCCATTCGACTGATTCCTCCACCTTCACGCCCGTCGACAGCTGCACTTCTTCCTTGTTTTCCGTTTGCGAACCCAATATAGGGACTGATATCGGTTGCCGAGATCTCAACCACGATCAGTTTGCCGGTGACCTACCTCTGCCG TACGACGATTTAGCTGAGCTCGAATGGCTGTCGAATTTCGTTGAGGAATCATTTTCCTGTGAGCACCTGCAAAAGCTCCATCTGATATCCGGGTTGAAAACTCGACCGGACAAATCGTCGGAAACTCGAGAAACCCAAGCCGTTGACGGTGACAGTGACCACAGTAACAGTAACGGCAACCCGATTTTCGACCCGGACATGACAGTACCGGCCAAGGCGAGGAGCAAAAGGTCCCGGGCTGCCCCGTGTAATTGGGCCTCCCGCCTCCTTGCTCTCAGCCTGACAAGTTCATCTTCTGAACCGGGAACGGATGTTGCTGTCCCGGTTCAACCGCCACTAACGAACCAAACCGGAAAGAAGCCGGCCAAAAAGACCTCGTCGAAGAAAAAAGACGGTGGTGAAGTGGCGACTAACCCGGATGGACGGAAATGCTTGCATTGCGCTACGGATAAGACGCCGCAGTGGCGGACCGGCCCGATGGGTCCGAAAACTTTGTGCAATGCTTGCGGAGTGAGGTATAAATCGGGTCGGCTTGTGCCCGAATACCGACCCGCCGCGAGCCCGACATTTGTGCTGACGAAGCACTCGAATTCTCACCGGAAAGTGCTGGAGCTTCGGCGGCAGAAGGAAATGGTGAGGGCCCAACAGCAACACCGTCATCATCAGAACATGGTTTATGATGCATCCAATGGTGATGATTACTTGATCCACCAATATGTAAGCCCTGATTTTAGGCAGCTGATCTAA
- the LOC107900046 gene encoding uncharacterized protein has product MDLSSSSSSSSSSSSSSTPRPNNHHHHLHYTRLHYRFKPTQPVAERIARALRHPLFLLHRSDSDFFVLGATGNVYTVTLSSTPSCTCPDRTTPCKHILFVLIRALGVSVDDACLRRRTLRPCRLSRLLGTLTLPEALAGAGVRERFHQLFSQRKTQGESGGVKEIEEGTVCPVCLEEMEKGEKVAACSTCRNLIHEECLMRWKRSRGRRSANCVICRARWSSDQEKYLNLAAYIGRDDVGDGGSSLCAG; this is encoded by the coding sequence ATGGACCTCTCTTCTAGTTCATCATCATCCTCATCCTCATCGTCATCATCAACCCCACgaccaaacaaccatcatcatcaccTCCATTACACCAGGCTACATTATCGATTCAAACCAACTCAACCAGTTGCTGAACGGATAGCTCGAGCGCTCCGTCACCCGCTCTTCCTCCTCCATCGATCCGATTCCGACTTTTTCGTGTTAGGTGCTACGGGGAATGTCTACACCGTGACCTTATCTTCCACCCCTTCATGCACCTGCCCTGACCGTACAACCCCATGCAAGCACATCTTATTCGTTCTAATCCGAGCATTGGGCGTCTCGGTCGACGACGCGTGTCTCCGGAGGCGAACTCTCCGTCCATGTAGGCTCAGCCGTCTCCTCGGGACGCTGACGTTGCCTGAAGCTCTAGCCGGGGCAGGAGTACGCGAGAGGTTCCACCAACTTTTCTCTCAAAGGAAAACACAAGGCGAGTCCGGGGGAGTTAAGGAGATAGAAGAAGGAACGGTTTGCCCCGTTTGCTTGGAGGAAATGGAGAAAGGAGAGAAGGTGGCAGCGTGTTCCACGTGTCGGAACCTAATCCATGAAGAGTGTTTGATGAGGTGGAAGAGGAGTCGAGGGAGGAGGTCGGCTAATTGTGTAATTTGTCGAGCCAGGTGGAGTAGTGATCAAGAGAAGTATTTGAATTTGGCTGCTTATATTGGTCGTGACGACGTTGGCGACGGTGGCAGTAGCCTATGTGCTGGATAA